One Methylocapsa sp. D3K7 DNA window includes the following coding sequences:
- the ntrC gene encoding nitrogen regulation protein NR(I), producing MAAGNILIADDDTAIRTVLSQALSRAGYDVRTTGNAATLWRWVQSGEGDLVITDVVMPDENAFELLPKMKKIRPDLPIIVMSAQNTFMTAIKASERGAYDYLPKPFDLRELVSIVGRAMSEPKNRVRAAPDAELDGMPLVGRSPAMQEIYRALARLMQTDLTIMISGESGTGKELVARALHDYGKRKKGPFVAINMAAIPRDLIESELFGHEKGAFTGAAQRSAGRFEQAEGGTLFLDEIGDMPMEAQTRLLRVLQQGEYTTVGGRTPIKTNVRIIAATNKDLGGQIRQGLFREDLFFRLNVVPLRLPPLRERLEDIADLAQHFFVLAAAEGLPLKRIEPEALERLRRYRWPGNIRELENLTRRLAALYPQESITAQLVDMELNVDAPELASGYSAAPAAGNARSPEPEKYQTLAGAMERHLSELFHAHGANLPPPGLYHRILREIEYPVISAALAATRGNQIKAAELLGLNRNTLRKKVRDLDIRWMRTPR from the coding sequence ATGGCGGCGGGCAATATTCTCATTGCTGACGATGATACGGCCATCCGGACTGTCCTCAGCCAGGCTTTGTCGCGTGCGGGCTATGACGTGCGGACAACCGGCAACGCCGCAACTCTGTGGCGGTGGGTTCAATCGGGCGAAGGCGATCTCGTGATTACCGATGTTGTCATGCCGGACGAAAATGCTTTCGAGCTCCTGCCGAAGATGAAGAAAATCCGGCCGGACCTGCCGATCATCGTCATGAGCGCGCAAAATACCTTCATGACCGCGATCAAGGCCTCCGAGCGCGGCGCTTATGATTATTTGCCAAAACCCTTCGATTTGCGGGAGCTGGTGTCGATTGTCGGCCGGGCGATGTCCGAGCCCAAAAATCGCGTCCGTGCCGCGCCCGATGCCGAATTGGATGGGATGCCGCTTGTTGGCCGTTCCCCGGCCATGCAAGAAATCTATCGCGCCTTGGCGCGCCTGATGCAGACCGATCTCACGATCATGATTAGCGGCGAATCCGGCACCGGCAAGGAGCTTGTCGCGCGGGCGCTGCACGACTACGGCAAACGGAAAAAAGGTCCCTTTGTCGCGATCAACATGGCAGCGATCCCCCGCGATCTTATCGAGAGCGAATTGTTCGGACATGAAAAAGGGGCTTTCACCGGTGCCGCTCAGCGGTCCGCCGGCCGCTTTGAACAGGCCGAGGGAGGCACGCTGTTTTTGGATGAAATCGGCGACATGCCGATGGAAGCGCAGACGAGACTTTTGCGGGTGCTGCAACAAGGGGAATATACAACGGTCGGCGGCCGCACCCCCATCAAGACAAATGTGCGGATCATCGCCGCGACGAACAAAGATTTGGGTGGCCAGATCCGCCAAGGCCTGTTCCGCGAGGATCTGTTTTTCCGGTTGAATGTTGTACCCTTGCGACTGCCTCCGTTGCGTGAACGCCTCGAGGACATCGCCGATCTCGCGCAACATTTCTTCGTGCTCGCCGCCGCCGAGGGCTTGCCTTTGAAGCGTATCGAACCCGAGGCTTTGGAGCGCCTCAGGCGCTATCGCTGGCCTGGCAATATCAGGGAACTTGAAAATCTGACCCGCCGGCTTGCCGCTCTTTATCCACAAGAGTCGATCACGGCACAATTGGTCGACATGGAACTGAATGTCGATGCGCCAGAGCTTGCGTCCGGCTATTCGGCGGCGCCAGCGGCGGGAAACGCTCGCTCACCTGAGCCAGAGAAGTATCAAACACTTGCAGGCGCGATGGAACGGCATCTCTCCGAGCTTTTCCATGCCCATGGAGCAAATCTGCCCCCTCCCGGTCTCTACCACCGGATCCTGCGCGAGATCGAATATCCGGTGATTTCAGCGGCGCTCGCCGCCACACGCGGCAATCAGATCAAGGCGGCCGAACTGTTGGGTCTCAACCGCAACACATTGCGCAAGAAAGTCCGCGATTTGGACATCCGATGGATGCGTACGCCGCGTTGA
- the uvrC gene encoding excinuclease ABC subunit UvrC codes for MSRVQKNGSSPGGTASSVAGIADAQAETLATNQTDGCSGFDQASVNGDDDSQILHGPAVIRQFWEHAPAGPGVYRMIGAGHEVLYVGKAKNVRKRIASYMRASGQTTRIARMIGLTVSMVFVSTATETEALLLEINLIKQLKPRFNVLLRDDKSFPYILLTGDHAAPQITKHRGARNQKGDYFGPFASVLAVNRTLNALQRAFLLRSCSDSFYANRTRPCLLYQIRRCSAPCTGEIALAEYENLVREARDFLSGKSRTVRERLAAEMTEAANLMEFERAARLRDRIAALSAIQGAQGINPKTVEEADVFAIAEQAGQFCVEVFFFRTFQNWGNRAYFPRADKSLSPGEVLDAFVAQFYADTPPPRLILLSHDIENRAILEEALRERARRAIEIAVPRKGEKKDLVEQAGQNARAALGRKLSETASQAHLLAALGSAFGLSGAPRRIEVYDNSHIMGTNAVGAMIVAGADGFMKMHYRTFNIKSLDLTPGDDYAMMREVLRRRFARLLKDEAAMPEVNEVLTGANGEAAREMTPTDEAPFPDRPDLILIDGGKGQFEAARAILKELGVTGVAVASIAKGVDRNAGRESFFVEDKEPFKLSPRDPALYFVQRLRDEAHRFAIGTHRARRKKEFTQSPLDEIPGIGPARKRALLHAFGTAKAISRAALPDFEKVPGINAATARRVYDFFHERGR; via the coding sequence ATGTCGCGTGTGCAAAAAAACGGATCAAGCCCAGGCGGAACAGCGAGCAGCGTTGCCGGCATCGCGGACGCACAAGCCGAAACCTTAGCCACAAACCAGACAGATGGGTGTTCCGGTTTCGATCAAGCCTCCGTGAACGGCGATGACGACAGCCAGATTCTGCATGGCCCGGCAGTCATCCGGCAATTTTGGGAACATGCGCCGGCCGGCCCTGGCGTCTACCGGATGATCGGCGCCGGACACGAAGTTCTCTATGTCGGCAAAGCAAAAAATGTCCGCAAGCGGATCGCCAGCTACATGCGGGCGTCCGGCCAAACCACCCGCATCGCCCGGATGATCGGCCTTACCGTCTCGATGGTGTTCGTCTCGACCGCAACCGAGACAGAGGCGCTGCTGCTTGAGATCAACCTCATCAAGCAACTGAAGCCGCGTTTCAATGTGTTGTTGCGCGACGACAAGTCCTTTCCCTATATTCTGCTCACCGGCGATCACGCCGCGCCGCAAATTACCAAGCATCGGGGCGCGCGCAATCAAAAAGGCGACTATTTTGGCCCCTTCGCCAGCGTCTTGGCGGTCAATCGCACGTTGAACGCCTTGCAACGCGCCTTCCTGTTGCGGTCCTGCTCGGATAGTTTTTACGCCAATCGCACCCGTCCCTGTTTGCTCTATCAAATCAGGCGCTGCTCGGCGCCTTGCACCGGAGAAATCGCGCTGGCGGAATATGAGAACCTCGTGCGCGAGGCGCGCGATTTTCTGTCGGGCAAAAGCCGGACTGTCCGCGAGCGTCTTGCGGCGGAAATGACGGAGGCCGCGAACCTCATGGAATTCGAGCGCGCCGCCCGGTTGCGGGACCGGATCGCGGCGCTCTCCGCCATTCAGGGCGCCCAGGGGATCAATCCAAAGACCGTCGAAGAGGCGGATGTGTTCGCCATCGCCGAGCAAGCCGGGCAGTTTTGTGTGGAGGTTTTTTTCTTCCGGACGTTTCAGAACTGGGGCAATCGCGCCTATTTTCCACGCGCCGACAAAAGTCTCTCGCCGGGCGAGGTCCTGGATGCCTTTGTCGCGCAATTTTATGCAGATACTCCACCGCCGCGTCTTATTCTGCTATCCCATGACATCGAAAATCGCGCGATCCTCGAAGAGGCCCTGCGCGAGCGCGCCCGCCGCGCCATTGAAATTGCCGTTCCTCGAAAAGGAGAAAAAAAGGATCTCGTGGAACAGGCCGGGCAAAATGCCCGCGCCGCGTTGGGACGCAAATTGTCGGAAACCGCGTCCCAGGCACATCTCCTCGCCGCGCTTGGCAGCGCTTTCGGATTAAGCGGGGCGCCGCGGCGAATCGAAGTCTATGACAATTCGCATATCATGGGCACGAACGCAGTCGGCGCGATGATTGTCGCGGGCGCGGACGGCTTCATGAAAATGCATTATCGCACGTTTAATATCAAAAGCCTCGATCTCACCCCGGGCGACGATTACGCCATGATGCGTGAGGTTTTGCGGCGGCGCTTTGCCCGGCTCCTGAAGGACGAAGCCGCGATGCCAGAGGTGAACGAGGTGCTAACCGGCGCAAATGGCGAGGCTGCACGTGAAATGACGCCCACCGATGAGGCGCCGTTTCCGGATCGTCCGGACCTGATTCTGATCGACGGCGGCAAAGGCCAATTCGAGGCGGCACGGGCGATTTTGAAGGAGCTTGGCGTTACAGGCGTGGCCGTCGCCTCCATCGCCAAGGGGGTTGACCGCAACGCGGGACGCGAGAGTTTCTTTGTCGAGGACAAGGAGCCGTTCAAGCTGTCGCCGCGCGATCCCGCCCTTTATTTCGTGCAGCGGCTGCGCGACGAAGCGCATCGGTTCGCGATCGGAACCCACCGGGCGCGCCGCAAAAAGGAGTTCACCCAAAGCCCGCTTGACGAAATCCCAGGCATCGGCCCAGCGCGCAAACGTGCCTTGCTCCATGCTTTCGGCACCGCCAAGGCGATTTCCCGGGCCGCTTTGCCGGACTTTGAGAAAGTTCCGGGAATAAATGCCGCGACGGCGCGGCGGGTCTATGATTTTTTTCACGAACGTGGCAGATAA
- a CDS encoding DUF4260 domain-containing protein: MIAKTPGFVNGVPRVLLQVEGFAVALASIVASSWSGASWWLFAAFILAPDLSILCYLAGPRIGAIAYNTVHVYLGPVILFGAATALAMPTGIALALIWSAHIGIDRMVGYGLKYGDGFTFTHLGQIGRQAQG, translated from the coding sequence ATGATCGCCAAGACCCCAGGTTTCGTCAACGGCGTCCCGCGTGTCTTGTTACAGGTGGAGGGATTTGCCGTCGCTCTCGCCTCGATCGTGGCTTCCAGCTGGAGCGGCGCATCCTGGTGGCTCTTCGCGGCATTCATTCTCGCTCCTGACCTTTCGATCCTTTGCTATCTCGCCGGGCCGCGCATCGGCGCGATCGCTTATAATACTGTTCATGTTTATTTGGGGCCGGTCATTCTCTTCGGTGCGGCGACGGCACTGGCTATGCCGACGGGGATTGCTCTTGCGCTTATCTGGAGCGCCCACATCGGGATTGATCGCATGGTTGGCTATGGCCTCAAATATGGGGATGGTTTCACCTTCACCCACCTTGGCCAAATCGGGCGGCAAGCGCAGGGTTAG
- a CDS encoding ATP-binding protein — translation MSAAFTSSFSSPSSALAAGGNPGTHAVKLLNALPHPVIAVLPDGSIASANPAAEAFFGMSRTSLRHLRLAHLVSAGSPLLSLVEQVKSGCAAINEYRVELSLAKVRDHRLVDIFVTPLQEPSDGVVIMLQERGLSAKIDRQLTHRGAGRSVAAMASVLAHEVKNPLSGIRGAAQLLETDATDEDRALTRLICEETDRIVKLVDRMSAFSEIHSVQHEKINIHAVLDHVKKVSQAGFARHIRFHERYDPSLPPVFGNKDQLIQIFLNLVKNAAESIGETRKDGDIELTSAFRPGVRLQIPGNKAPVSLPLEFCVRDNGPGVAPELVPYLYDPFVTTKATGTGLGLALVAKIIGDHGGTIECESSPRRTTFRVLMPIFVSRDGQGTQRGQG, via the coding sequence ATGAGTGCGGCTTTTACCTCGTCATTTTCTTCCCCAAGTTCGGCGCTGGCGGCAGGCGGAAATCCTGGTACGCACGCAGTCAAGCTTTTAAACGCCTTGCCGCATCCCGTGATCGCCGTGCTGCCGGACGGTTCGATAGCCAGCGCCAATCCGGCGGCCGAGGCCTTTTTCGGCATGAGCCGGACATCCCTCCGGCATCTCAGGCTCGCTCATCTCGTCTCGGCGGGATCTCCCCTCTTGTCCTTGGTTGAACAAGTCAAATCCGGGTGCGCCGCGATCAACGAGTACCGTGTGGAATTAAGCTTGGCAAAAGTCCGAGACCACAGGCTGGTCGATATCTTTGTAACGCCGTTACAAGAGCCGAGCGATGGCGTCGTTATCATGCTGCAGGAGCGCGGCCTTTCGGCAAAAATCGACCGCCAGCTCACCCATCGCGGTGCCGGACGCTCGGTCGCCGCGATGGCATCGGTTCTGGCGCATGAAGTGAAGAACCCATTGTCAGGTATTCGCGGCGCCGCCCAACTGCTTGAAACCGACGCAACCGATGAAGACCGCGCGCTCACGCGGCTCATTTGCGAGGAGACCGACCGGATTGTGAAGCTTGTCGACCGGATGAGCGCATTTTCCGAAATCCACTCCGTTCAACACGAAAAAATTAACATTCATGCCGTGCTCGACCACGTCAAGAAAGTCTCGCAGGCCGGGTTTGCGCGCCACATCCGGTTTCACGAACGCTATGATCCTTCGCTTCCCCCGGTGTTTGGCAACAAGGATCAACTCATTCAGATTTTCTTGAACTTGGTCAAGAATGCCGCCGAGTCGATCGGCGAAACGCGCAAGGACGGAGACATCGAATTGACGAGCGCTTTCCGGCCGGGCGTCCGTCTGCAAATCCCCGGCAATAAGGCGCCGGTAAGCTTGCCGCTCGAATTTTGCGTGCGCGACAACGGCCCCGGCGTCGCACCGGAGCTGGTTCCTTATTTGTACGATCCCTTTGTTACGACAAAGGCAACCGGAACTGGCCTAGGGCTTGCTTTGGTAGCAAAGATAATTGGCGATCATGGTGGTACTATAGAATGCGAATCCTCTCCCCGCCGCACGACGTTCCGGGTTCTCATGCCCATTTTTGTCTCACGTGACGGCCAGGGAACGCAGCGCGGTCAAGGCTAA
- a CDS encoding acyl-CoA carboxylase subunit beta: MKPIFERLAARRARALEGGGTERIEAQHRRGKLSARERIALLIDEGSFEEFGMFVEHRARDFGMDKRRVPGDGVVIGWGTVNGRGVFVFAKDFTVFGGSLSETHAQKIASLQDMALKNRAPLIGLFDSGGARIQEGVAALAGYGEVFQRNVLASGVIPQISLIMGPCAGGDVYSPALTDFIFMVKDTSYMFVTGPDVVRAVTNEIVSAEDLGGTSVHTVKSSIADGAYDTDVEALLQMRRLIDFLPSSNTSEIPEWPSFDDPERCEASLDSLAPDDQTKPYDIKELIAKTVDEGDFFEIQEAHARNIVTGFGRLGGRTAGFVANQPMVLAGTLDSAASRKAARFVRFCDCFNIPIVTFVDVPGFLPGTEQEYGGLIKHGAKLLYAYGEATVPKVTVITRKAFGGAYDVMASKHLRGDVNFAWPGAGIAVMGAKGAVEIIFRSDIGDTDKIAERTREYEERFLTPFVAAERFYIDDIIMPHETRKRVIRALTMLRNKALQNPWKKHGNIPL; this comes from the coding sequence ATGAAGCCTATTTTCGAGCGGCTTGCCGCCCGCCGTGCGCGCGCCCTCGAAGGTGGCGGTACGGAGCGGATCGAGGCGCAGCACCGGCGCGGCAAACTCAGTGCGCGGGAGCGCATCGCTCTTCTCATCGACGAAGGTTCGTTTGAGGAATTCGGGATGTTCGTCGAACATCGCGCACGTGATTTTGGCATGGATAAGCGCCGCGTCCCGGGCGATGGCGTCGTCATCGGTTGGGGTACCGTCAATGGGCGTGGCGTCTTCGTGTTCGCCAAGGATTTCACCGTCTTCGGCGGTTCGCTTTCCGAAACGCACGCGCAAAAAATTGCCAGCCTGCAGGATATGGCGCTGAAAAACCGGGCGCCGCTCATCGGGCTTTTTGACTCCGGGGGCGCCCGCATTCAGGAAGGCGTCGCGGCACTCGCCGGTTATGGCGAGGTTTTTCAGCGCAATGTCCTCGCATCCGGAGTGATCCCGCAGATCTCTCTTATCATGGGTCCGTGCGCGGGCGGCGATGTGTACTCGCCCGCATTGACCGACTTCATCTTCATGGTCAAGGACACGAGCTACATGTTCGTCACCGGTCCCGATGTTGTCCGGGCAGTGACGAATGAAATCGTCAGCGCCGAGGATCTCGGCGGCACTTCCGTTCATACGGTCAAAAGTTCGATAGCCGACGGCGCCTATGACACTGACGTCGAGGCCTTGCTGCAAATGCGACGGCTCATCGATTTTCTACCTTCGTCCAACACGAGCGAAATACCGGAGTGGCCAAGTTTCGATGACCCGGAGCGGTGCGAGGCCTCGCTCGACAGTTTGGCGCCGGACGATCAAACAAAACCCTATGACATCAAGGAACTCATCGCCAAGACGGTGGACGAGGGCGATTTCTTCGAGATCCAAGAGGCTCATGCGCGCAATATCGTGACCGGCTTCGGGCGCCTCGGTGGCCGCACGGCGGGGTTCGTCGCCAATCAGCCGATGGTGCTCGCGGGCACGCTCGACAGTGCCGCCTCGCGCAAGGCGGCCCGTTTCGTGCGGTTCTGCGATTGCTTCAACATCCCGATCGTGACCTTCGTCGATGTGCCGGGCTTTCTCCCAGGCACCGAGCAGGAATATGGCGGCCTCATCAAGCATGGCGCCAAACTGCTCTATGCCTATGGCGAGGCGACGGTCCCGAAGGTCACGGTCATCACCCGCAAAGCGTTTGGCGGCGCCTATGACGTCATGGCCTCGAAGCATTTGCGCGGCGACGTGAATTTCGCATGGCCGGGCGCTGGCATCGCGGTGATGGGCGCCAAGGGCGCGGTCGAGATCATCTTCCGCTCCGACATCGGCGACACGGACAAAATCGCCGAACGCACGCGCGAATATGAAGAGCGCTTTTTAACGCCTTTCGTGGCGGCGGAGCGCTTCTATATCGACGATATCATCATGCCGCATGAAACCCGCAAGCGCGTCATCCGCGCGCTCACCATGCTGCGCAACAAGGCCCTGCAAAACCCCTGGAAGAAGCACGGCAACATTCCGTTGTGA
- a CDS encoding ATP12 family protein, whose translation MREAPPPSKESDPSLVSKAADPIAMARRDLKKALPRRFFKEAIAQERDGKFVLLLDGRAAKTPGGHPLALPTMAAALAVAAEWSAAGEIIDPAEMPLTRIVNSAIDGVAHRLDATAAEIAKYAGSDLICYRAAEPEALAIAQAAAWDPVLAFARNKLSAPFICTQGMVFVKQSEAAITAVRHAIGRIAESGAGAPFALAALHVMTTLTGSALLALAVAYGELEPAEAWQAAHVDEDFEIRTWGEDTEAMRRRASRWCEMNAAAILWQDVQSGV comes from the coding sequence ATGCGGGAAGCGCCACCGCCTAGCAAAGAGTCTGATCCGTCCCTGGTCAGCAAGGCGGCCGATCCCATCGCCATGGCCCGGCGCGATCTCAAGAAGGCACTCCCGAGGCGTTTCTTCAAGGAAGCCATTGCGCAAGAACGCGATGGTAAATTCGTCCTGCTTCTCGATGGCCGCGCCGCCAAAACTCCAGGCGGCCATCCATTGGCGTTGCCTACCATGGCCGCGGCGCTGGCTGTCGCGGCGGAGTGGTCGGCGGCGGGTGAAATTATCGATCCAGCCGAAATGCCCTTGACGCGCATCGTCAATTCCGCGATCGACGGTGTCGCGCACCGGCTTGATGCGACGGCGGCGGAAATTGCCAAATACGCCGGATCGGATCTTATTTGTTACCGTGCGGCCGAGCCGGAAGCGCTTGCCATCGCACAGGCCGCCGCTTGGGACCCGGTTCTCGCTTTCGCGAGGAATAAGCTCTCTGCCCCTTTCATCTGTACCCAAGGCATGGTGTTCGTCAAACAGTCAGAGGCCGCAATCACGGCGGTGAGGCATGCCATCGGGAGGATAGCGGAGAGCGGCGCCGGAGCACCCTTTGCGCTTGCCGCGCTGCATGTGATGACGACACTCACTGGTTCCGCCTTGCTTGCACTTGCCGTCGCATATGGCGAACTCGAGCCCGCAGAAGCTTGGCAGGCCGCGCATGTTGACGAGGATTTTGAGATCCGGACTTGGGGCGAGGATACTGAGGCCATGCGGCGCCGGGCTTCACGCTGGTGCGAGATGAATGCGGCGGCCATTCTCTGGCAAGATGTCCAGAGCGGCGTCTAA
- a CDS encoding bifunctional 2-C-methyl-D-erythritol 4-phosphate cytidylyltransferase/2-C-methyl-D-erythritol 2,4-cyclodiphosphate synthase, whose protein sequence is MNTRSDFAIIVVAAGRGSRAGDGIPKQYRKLAGKPLLGHTLDALMRAAPGAAIIPVIHKDDLDLYESSAASSQAPSQLRRPVFGGATRQASVRLGLEAAAGQVPEPELILIHDAARLFVSDTLVTSAVAAAKSYGAAVPGATVSDTIKEIDAEGFVTATPPRRGLRAVQTPQAFRFELILAAHRAAAAKGILDLTDDAAVAEWAGHRVHVFAGEDANMKVTTMQDLRTAEMQLLRGLVDIRTGQGYDVHAFGPGDHVWLGGLKIAHDHGLVGHSDADVLSHAITDALLGALAEGDIGSHFPPSDPQWRGAASKIFLAAAAVKVRARGGAIAHIDATVVCERPKLGPHRDEIRASIARIVDIPLERVAIKATTSERLGFTGREEGIASLAIATIRLPL, encoded by the coding sequence ATGAATACAAGATCGGATTTTGCGATTATCGTCGTCGCGGCGGGGAGAGGTTCGCGCGCGGGAGACGGAATTCCCAAGCAATATAGAAAACTGGCGGGCAAACCACTGCTGGGGCATACATTGGACGCATTAATGCGGGCGGCGCCCGGCGCCGCAATTATCCCCGTCATCCACAAGGATGATCTCGACCTTTATGAAAGCAGCGCGGCCAGTTCTCAGGCACCCTCCCAGCTTCGCCGCCCCGTCTTTGGCGGGGCCACAAGGCAGGCGAGTGTCCGCTTAGGGCTGGAAGCGGCTGCCGGGCAAGTGCCTGAGCCAGAACTCATTCTTATTCATGATGCTGCGCGGTTATTCGTAAGTGATACATTAGTTACCAGCGCGGTCGCCGCTGCAAAATCCTACGGTGCCGCCGTTCCAGGCGCGACGGTTTCCGATACAATTAAGGAGATCGACGCGGAGGGCTTTGTCACAGCAACGCCGCCAAGACGAGGGTTGCGGGCGGTGCAGACACCGCAAGCTTTCCGTTTCGAACTCATACTTGCCGCCCACCGGGCCGCCGCAGCCAAGGGGATCTTGGATCTGACCGACGATGCCGCCGTCGCCGAATGGGCGGGCCATCGCGTCCATGTCTTCGCCGGCGAGGACGCGAACATGAAGGTGACAACCATGCAGGATCTGCGCACGGCCGAAATGCAGCTGCTTCGCGGCCTCGTCGATATCAGAACCGGGCAAGGCTATGATGTGCACGCATTTGGGCCTGGCGATCATGTCTGGCTGGGAGGCTTAAAAATAGCGCATGACCATGGACTTGTCGGCCACTCCGACGCCGATGTCTTAAGCCATGCGATCACCGATGCCTTGCTGGGCGCCTTGGCGGAGGGCGATATTGGCAGCCATTTCCCGCCGAGCGATCCGCAATGGCGCGGGGCGGCCTCCAAGATTTTTCTCGCGGCCGCGGCCGTCAAGGTTCGCGCGCGGGGCGGCGCCATTGCGCATATCGACGCCACGGTCGTCTGCGAACGGCCAAAGCTCGGACCGCACCGCGACGAAATCCGCGCCAGCATCGCGAGGATTGTCGATATTCCGCTCGAGCGGGTCGCCATCAAGGCGACTACGTCCGAGCGCTTGGGATTTACCGGCCGCGAGGAGGGAATCGCATCGCTTGCGATCGCCACCATCCGGCTGCCGCTTTAA
- the dusB gene encoding tRNA dihydrouridine synthase DusB — protein MISGANYLGNCGRGALQIGGAELPGRAFLAPMAGVTDIGMRRLAHRFGAALTVTEMIAANYFSRGDAANLMKAAGDGCGLHVVQIAGCDPYVMAEAARLAQDSGAAIIDINMGCPAKKVTNGYAGSHLMRDLPLAVALIRATIAAVRVPVTLKMRLGWDDQSVNAPELARLAEAEGIAMLSVHGRTRCQLYSGRANWAAIGEVKKAVSIPVAANGDCASLADAASMLAQSGADAVMIGRAAIGRPWFVGEVAHFLAHGQVRSEIPLAARKHAVLEHFESLLEMLGAGRGVRHARKHLAAYAERAGVRDSAMLGQSLVKLDCPTAIRSVIVQLFDSPLLTEAA, from the coding sequence ATGATCAGTGGTGCCAACTATTTAGGCAATTGTGGACGCGGAGCGCTCCAGATCGGCGGCGCCGAGCTTCCTGGGCGCGCGTTTTTGGCACCCATGGCAGGGGTGACGGACATCGGCATGCGGCGGCTCGCGCACCGGTTTGGAGCCGCGCTTACCGTCACCGAGATGATCGCGGCAAATTACTTCTCCCGCGGGGATGCCGCCAATCTGATGAAAGCCGCCGGAGACGGCTGCGGCCTCCATGTTGTTCAGATCGCTGGCTGCGATCCTTATGTTATGGCGGAAGCGGCGCGGCTCGCACAGGATTCTGGGGCTGCGATCATTGACATCAACATGGGCTGCCCCGCTAAAAAAGTCACGAACGGCTATGCCGGGTCTCATTTGATGCGCGACCTCCCGCTGGCGGTGGCGCTTATTCGCGCCACCATCGCGGCCGTGCGCGTCCCGGTGACATTGAAAATGCGGCTTGGCTGGGATGATCAATCGGTCAATGCGCCCGAACTCGCGAGGTTGGCGGAGGCTGAGGGGATCGCCATGCTCAGTGTCCATGGCCGTACGCGTTGCCAGCTTTATTCGGGCCGGGCAAACTGGGCGGCGATCGGCGAGGTCAAGAAAGCAGTTTCGATACCGGTGGCCGCGAATGGCGATTGCGCGAGCCTCGCGGACGCCGCTTCGATGCTGGCGCAATCCGGCGCCGATGCCGTGATGATCGGCCGTGCCGCGATCGGGCGACCGTGGTTCGTTGGCGAGGTCGCGCATTTTCTGGCGCATGGCCAAGTTCGGTCAGAAATTCCCCTTGCAGCGCGCAAACATGCGGTGCTCGAGCATTTTGAGAGTTTGCTCGAAATGTTGGGTGCGGGGCGGGGTGTTCGGCACGCGCGCAAGCACCTGGCCGCCTACGCCGAAAGGGCAGGGGTCCGCGACAGCGCCATGCTGGGCCAGAGTCTGGTCAAACTCGATTGCCCAACCGCAATCCGGTCGGTCATCGTCCAACTCTTCGATTCTCCTTTGTTGACGGAGGCGGCATGA